In Deinococcus sonorensis KR-87, a single window of DNA contains:
- a CDS encoding C-glycoside deglycosidase beta subunit domain-containing protein, translating into MFDRYIVVEDTLKNVPDGVQFGARLPYYRGLGLSMIEAVDVTLDGQSVPPEDVSVTLSGQTYRVPDMEHEPDAVWNFGEVGTVTVRRPAGLPPGEHEVSVRFRLRVSYLPMLLTGQDRKVLRVGT; encoded by the coding sequence ATGTTTGACCGCTACATCGTCGTGGAAGACACCCTGAAGAACGTGCCGGATGGCGTGCAGTTCGGCGCCCGGCTGCCCTACTACCGCGGCCTGGGCCTGTCCATGATCGAGGCCGTCGACGTGACGCTGGACGGGCAGAGCGTCCCCCCGGAGGACGTGTCGGTGACGCTGTCCGGGCAGACGTACCGGGTCCCGGACATGGAGCACGAGCCGGACGCCGTGTGGAACTTCGGCGAGGTGGGCACCGTGACGGTGCGCCGGCCCGCCGGACTGCCGCCGGGCGAGCACGAGGTCAGCGTGCGGTTTCGGCTGCGCGTGTCGTACCTGCCGATGCTGCTCACCGGTCAGGACCGCAAGGTCCTGCGGGTGGGCACGTGA
- a CDS encoding sugar phosphate isomerase/epimerase family protein, with the protein MTQMTTQGTTAAAGAQIRRGVSLYSFQEEFFLRKMTLEDCVAACASMGALGIETLAEQMMPGFPNLSDRFYDDWHRMMAQYGTTPVCHDMFLDTKRFRGRVLSDDEQVASIERDLRHAHRLGCTVMRVLMFVRPEILVRCIPLAERYGVRMGVEIHAPLHLSHPWILRYSEVMERENSPFLGYVLDMGIFTDHFPPVMMERFRRQGATPEIIEHVRAAYDARTLPEYVINDVREMGGTPLDIGMAEVLRHNLWSNPKHLLEHMPRIFHVHGKFYEMDDQDRETSLGYEQVIPVLVQGGYQGYICSEYEGNRHIQDAFEIDSVEQVRRHQRMLARLLGEREAAHV; encoded by the coding sequence ATGACCCAGATGACGACCCAAGGCACCACGGCCGCAGCAGGTGCGCAGATCCGGCGCGGGGTGAGCCTCTACAGCTTCCAGGAGGAGTTCTTCCTCAGGAAGATGACCCTGGAGGACTGCGTGGCCGCCTGCGCCAGCATGGGCGCGCTCGGCATCGAGACGCTCGCCGAGCAGATGATGCCCGGCTTCCCGAATCTCAGCGACCGGTTCTATGACGACTGGCACCGCATGATGGCGCAGTACGGCACCACCCCGGTGTGCCACGACATGTTCCTCGACACCAAGCGGTTCAGGGGCCGCGTGCTGTCGGACGACGAGCAGGTGGCCTCCATTGAGCGCGACCTGCGGCACGCGCACCGGCTGGGCTGCACGGTCATGCGGGTGCTGATGTTCGTCCGGCCCGAGATCCTGGTGCGGTGCATCCCGCTGGCCGAGCGGTACGGCGTGCGGATGGGTGTGGAGATCCACGCGCCCTTGCACCTGAGTCACCCGTGGATCCTGCGCTACAGCGAGGTGATGGAGCGCGAGAACTCGCCGTTCCTGGGGTACGTGCTGGACATGGGCATCTTCACCGATCACTTCCCGCCGGTGATGATGGAGCGCTTCCGGCGCCAGGGCGCCACGCCGGAGATCATCGAGCACGTCCGCGCGGCGTATGACGCGCGCACCCTGCCCGAGTACGTCATCAACGACGTGCGCGAGATGGGCGGCACGCCGCTGGACATCGGCATGGCGGAAGTGCTGCGCCACAACCTGTGGAGCAACCCGAAGCACCTGCTGGAGCACATGCCGCGCATCTTCCACGTGCACGGCAAGTTCTACGAGATGGATGACCAGGACCGGGAGACCAGCCTCGGCTACGAGCAGGTGATCCCGGTGCTGGTGCAGGGCGGGTACCAGGGGTACATCTGCAGCGAGTACGAAGGCAACCGCCACATTCAGGACGCGTTCGAGATCGACAGCGTGGAGCAGGTGCGCCGGCACCAGCGCATGCTCGCCCGGCTGCTCGGCGAGCGGGAGGCCGCCCATGTTTGA
- a CDS encoding carbohydrate ABC transporter permease, whose translation MKRAYQRRQSGLEVGLWVLALLWSIPFLFLIVISVKPTEELFGKALSLPSRIDLSSYVGAWTQGGMGRALLSSVIITGGSVLGLLALSSAAAYVLARRTSNASGPLLLVFVVGLIVPAQLGLIPTYSAFRHLGLVGGYTGMILLNVSLWLPLAVFLYYGFLKQLGHEYEEAAQIDGATPAQTFTRVVFPLLRPVTGTVAILCGMLIWNDFFNPLVFLSGTQKTPLPVAVYSFVGQFATRWNYVFAAVMISLVPALAFFVVAQRQLIQGFSGGVKG comes from the coding sequence ATGAAACGTGCTTATCAGCGGAGACAGTCGGGCCTGGAAGTGGGGTTGTGGGTGCTGGCCCTGCTGTGGTCCATTCCGTTCCTGTTCCTGATCGTCATCTCGGTCAAGCCGACCGAGGAACTGTTCGGCAAGGCGCTGTCGCTGCCCAGCCGCATCGACCTGAGCAGCTACGTGGGCGCGTGGACGCAAGGCGGGATGGGGCGAGCGCTGCTCAGCAGCGTGATCATCACCGGCGGCAGCGTGCTGGGCCTGCTGGCGCTCAGCTCGGCCGCGGCGTACGTGCTGGCCCGGCGCACCTCGAACGCCAGCGGCCCGCTGCTGCTGGTGTTTGTGGTGGGCCTGATCGTCCCGGCGCAGCTGGGCCTGATCCCCACCTACTCGGCGTTCCGGCACCTGGGGCTGGTGGGCGGCTACACCGGCATGATCCTGCTGAACGTGTCGCTGTGGCTGCCCCTGGCGGTGTTCCTGTACTACGGCTTCCTCAAGCAGCTGGGGCACGAGTACGAGGAGGCCGCGCAGATTGACGGCGCCACCCCGGCGCAGACGTTCACGCGGGTGGTGTTTCCGCTGCTGCGGCCCGTGACCGGCACGGTGGCGATTCTGTGCGGCATGCTGATCTGGAACGATTTCTTCAACCCGCTGGTGTTCCTGAGCGGCACCCAGAAGACGCCGCTGCCGGTGGCGGTGTACAGCTTCGTGGGGCAGTTCGCGACCCGCTGGAACTACGTGTTCGCCGCCGTGATGATCTCGCTCGTGCCGGCCCTGGCCTTCTTCGTGGTGGCGCAGCGGCAGCTGATCCAGGGCTTCTCCGGCGGCGTGAAGGGCTGA
- a CDS encoding carbohydrate ABC transporter permease — MTRQDTQPLHAAPPSREARRDARTTAHLPPWWWLLPALLLVLLIRYGAAIAGGWYAFTDWNGLSATATFTGLSNVRAVLADHDARSAMLTTLKFAACFVVLTNIVGLALAVLLDRHLKTRFLLRTVFFAPVVMSQLATAFIWRFLFDYSGPLNGVFDLLGLPGLKRTWLADPTWSFWAVVVVLVWQFSGLAMVILLAGLQGIPQEVEEAAVIDGASSWQRFWGVTLPLLTPALTVSVQLSVISGLGIFDQVLALTGGGPLGATETLATQVYKQTFVYGRYGYGTTLALLLAVLIAAAAILQQLVQRRAERNA, encoded by the coding sequence GTGACGCGTCAAGATACCCAGCCCTTACACGCCGCGCCCCCGTCCCGCGAAGCCCGCCGGGACGCGCGCACCACCGCGCACCTGCCGCCCTGGTGGTGGCTGCTCCCGGCCCTGCTGCTCGTGCTGTTGATCCGCTACGGCGCGGCCATCGCCGGCGGCTGGTACGCCTTCACCGACTGGAACGGGCTGAGCGCCACCGCCACCTTCACGGGACTGAGCAACGTCCGGGCCGTCCTGGCCGACCACGACGCGAGATCGGCGATGCTCACCACCCTGAAGTTCGCTGCCTGCTTCGTGGTGCTCACGAACATCGTGGGCCTGGCGCTGGCGGTGCTGCTGGACCGTCACCTGAAGACCCGGTTCCTGCTGCGCACCGTTTTCTTCGCGCCGGTGGTGATGAGTCAGCTGGCCACCGCGTTCATCTGGCGCTTCCTGTTCGACTACAGCGGCCCGCTGAACGGGGTCTTCGACCTGCTGGGCCTGCCGGGCCTGAAGCGCACGTGGCTGGCCGACCCCACCTGGTCCTTCTGGGCGGTGGTGGTGGTGCTGGTGTGGCAGTTCAGCGGTCTGGCGATGGTGATCCTGCTGGCCGGGCTGCAAGGCATTCCCCAGGAAGTGGAGGAGGCGGCCGTCATCGACGGAGCGAGTTCCTGGCAACGCTTCTGGGGCGTGACGTTGCCGCTGCTCACGCCGGCCCTGACCGTCAGCGTGCAGCTGTCCGTCATTTCCGGCCTGGGCATCTTCGACCAGGTGCTGGCGCTCACCGGCGGCGGACCGCTGGGCGCCACCGAAACGCTCGCCACCCAGGTGTACAAGCAGACCTTCGTGTACGGCCGGTATGGCTACGGCACCACCCTGGCCCTGCTGCTGGCCGTGCTGATTGCCGCCGCTGCCATCCTGCAGCAGCTGGTGCAGCGCCGGGCGGAGAGGAACGCATGA
- a CDS encoding ABC transporter substrate-binding protein — translation MKRTLALLTLSALLSAPALAQSGSIRLIAQSTGAGNPPMDALIAAFQKKYPNIKVTAEYFPIGTAYPQVLRTQLQSGNGPDLFYVTAGSGGQVSVLPLADAGFVAPLTARPWSKTAVTVNYRDLYWKQNQLYAVPLGMTPVAAIYNKDLVKTLGITLPRSLGQFLQTCKTVKAKGKVLLALAGGNAQNAGLLLSTIATNEVLSADPQWNAKRQQGKVTFANTSAWKRSLQTLLDMKKAGCFQPGVEGADIPQAAPLMASGDAVMFVIPTGAISALKGINPKLNLGATPLPASTAALASIPVSPTDALAVNKTSKNLPAALAFADFVASGGGDVTYTKATGDITAAQASTGKNLPPELAGISAALTNKSRVFPLIQLDWSNPKVFTTLGEGVQGLLTGQTTPDQLLARLDAAWDSK, via the coding sequence ATGAAGCGCACGCTGGCCCTGCTCACCCTGTCTGCCCTGCTGTCTGCCCCCGCCCTCGCCCAGAGCGGGTCCATCCGCCTGATCGCCCAGTCCACCGGCGCCGGCAACCCCCCGATGGACGCGCTCATCGCCGCCTTCCAGAAGAAATACCCGAACATCAAGGTGACGGCCGAGTACTTCCCCATCGGCACCGCGTACCCGCAGGTGCTGCGCACCCAGCTGCAGAGCGGCAACGGCCCGGACCTCTTCTACGTCACGGCCGGCAGCGGCGGCCAGGTGTCGGTGCTGCCGCTCGCGGACGCTGGGTTCGTCGCGCCGCTCACGGCCCGGCCGTGGTCGAAGACGGCCGTCACCGTCAACTACCGCGACCTGTACTGGAAGCAGAACCAGCTGTACGCCGTGCCGCTCGGCATGACGCCCGTCGCGGCCATCTACAACAAGGACCTGGTGAAGACGCTCGGCATCACCCTGCCGCGCTCGCTCGGTCAGTTCCTGCAGACCTGCAAGACCGTCAAGGCCAAAGGCAAGGTGCTGCTCGCCCTGGCGGGCGGCAACGCGCAGAACGCCGGGCTGCTGCTCTCCACCATCGCCACCAACGAGGTGCTGAGTGCCGACCCGCAGTGGAACGCCAAACGCCAGCAGGGCAAAGTGACGTTCGCGAACACGTCGGCCTGGAAGCGCAGCCTGCAGACGCTGCTGGACATGAAAAAGGCCGGCTGCTTCCAGCCGGGCGTGGAGGGGGCGGACATTCCCCAGGCGGCGCCACTGATGGCCAGCGGGGACGCCGTGATGTTCGTGATCCCCACCGGTGCGATCTCAGCCCTCAAGGGCATCAATCCCAAACTGAACCTGGGCGCGACCCCCCTGCCCGCCTCCACCGCCGCCCTCGCCAGCATCCCGGTGTCGCCCACGGACGCGCTGGCGGTCAACAAGACCAGCAAGAACCTCCCCGCCGCGCTGGCCTTCGCGGACTTCGTGGCCAGCGGCGGCGGGGACGTCACCTACACCAAGGCCACCGGTGACATCACCGCCGCCCAAGCAAGCACCGGCAAGAACCTGCCGCCGGAACTGGCCGGCATCTCCGCCGCCCTCACCAACAAGAGCCGGGTCTTCCCCCTGATCCAGCTGGACTGGAGCAACCCCAAGGTCTTTACCACCCTGGGCGAGGGCGTGCAGGGCCTCCTGACCGGCCAGACCACACCCGACCAGCTGCTCGCGCGTCTCGACGCGGCCTGGGACAGCAAATAA
- a CDS encoding GntR family transcriptional regulator, producing the protein MFPRTVKTSLVTLLRDEIVRGTFEPGERLRLEDLAQRFSVSTMPIREALGALEAEGLVTIQPHRGAQVTLFTPDEIRELYEVRAVLEQLATVKATPKLTDADLDALDALVAEMEHPEGHIDVVRFSENNMAFHGLIYDRAGMPHLAAQIRDLRYRVQHYLHKHLESTNYTTVNNVEHRRLVELLRAGKAKAAGQEMHGHILQTGLKIASIMAREALGGGLAVRPPRTRKAAAD; encoded by the coding sequence ATGTTCCCCCGCACGGTCAAGACCTCGCTGGTCACCCTGTTGCGTGACGAGATCGTGCGCGGCACCTTCGAGCCCGGCGAACGGCTGCGCCTCGAAGATCTCGCCCAGCGCTTCTCCGTCAGCACCATGCCCATCCGCGAGGCCCTGGGCGCCCTGGAGGCCGAAGGGCTGGTCACCATCCAGCCGCACCGAGGCGCCCAGGTCACGCTCTTCACCCCCGACGAAATCCGCGAGCTGTACGAAGTGCGCGCGGTGCTGGAGCAGCTCGCCACCGTCAAAGCCACCCCGAAGCTCACCGACGCCGACCTGGACGCCCTGGACGCGCTGGTGGCCGAGATGGAGCACCCGGAAGGCCACATCGACGTGGTGCGCTTCTCCGAGAACAACATGGCCTTCCACGGCCTGATCTACGACCGGGCCGGCATGCCGCACCTGGCCGCCCAGATCCGCGATCTGCGCTACCGGGTGCAGCATTACCTCCACAAGCACCTGGAGAGCACCAACTACACCACCGTCAACAACGTCGAGCACCGCCGCCTGGTGGAGCTGCTGCGCGCCGGCAAGGCCAAGGCCGCGGGCCAGGAGATGCACGGCCACATCCTCCAGACGGGCCTGAAGATCGCCAGCATCATGGCGCGCGAAGCCCTGGGCGGCGGCCTGGCCGTCCGCCCCCCCCGCACCCGCAAGGCCGCCGCCGACTGA